The window GGCGGAAAAGCTCCAGGAGGAGCCGCTCCTCGTCCTGGACCCCCTCCGCCTGGAGGAGGTAAAGCCGGGTGTAGAGGGCCCGCCTCAGGTCCTCGCTCGCGGCCCGCTCCGCCTCCCGGGCGGAAAGCCAGGCCAAGGGGGCGAGGAGGAGGAGAAGGGCGAGGAGGAGGAGGGCGAAGAGCCTAGCCCTCAGGGAGGAAAAGGCGGTAGCCATACCCGCGCACCGTCTGGATGGGACTGGGCTCCCCCAGGGCCTTTCTCAGGGCGGAGAGGTGGACCTCCAAGGTGGCGGGCTCCACCTCCTCCCCCCAGACCTTCCGCATCAGGGCCTCCTTGGACAGGACCTCCTCCGGGGCCTCGAGAAAGGCCTTCAGGAGGAGGAAGGCCTTGGGGGAGAGGGCGAGGCGCCTTTCCCCGCGGAAGGCCTCCATGCGCCGGGGGTAGAGGCGGAGGTCCTTGTAGGCGAGGACCTCCTCGCGCCTCCGCGCCCGGCGGACCAGGGCCTCGAGGCGGGCGAGGAGCTCCTGGAGGCTGTAGGGCTTCACCAGGTAGTCGTCGGCCCCCTCCCTAAGGCCCTTCACCCGCCACTCCACCCCGTCCAACGCGGTGAGCATGAGGACGGGGACCTCGGAGCGCTCCCGGATCGCGCGCAAAAGGGAAAACCCGTCCCCCTGGGGCAAGAGCACGTCCAAAACCACCACCTCGGCCCAGGAAAGAAGGCCTAAGGCCTCCTCGGGCCGGTCCACGGCCCGCACCTCGTGCCCCTCCAGGGAAAGGCCGAGCTCCAAGGCCTCCCGCACCCCAGGGTCGTCCTCCACCAGAAGCACCCTCACGGCGTCCGCCTCCAAAGGGCCAGGCCTCGCACGGGCGCGTAGACCTCCAAGGGCGGAAGGGCCTCCCCGGTGTCCAGGGAGATCCGGTGGATGCGGCTAGAGCCCCGGCGGGCGGCGTAAAGGACCCGGCCCACAGGAAGGAGCTCCACGAGGCTCATCCGGTCCTCCCCCTCCAGAAGGGGCAGGGGGTAGGAGGCGAGAAGCCGCCCCGAGAGGTCCAGCACCCGGACCTTGACCGCCTCCACGTCGTAAAGGTAGAGCCTGCCCTCCCCCACCCCCAACCCCCCGAGGAGCCTAAGGGCCCCGTCCTCGCGGGAGCGGCGGAAGGCGTAGCGGGAGAGGTACCCCCCCTCGGGGGTGAGGCGCTGCACCTGCCGGTTGCCGTAGTCCAGGACGAAGAGGTGCCCCTCGGCCGCCACCAGGGCCTTGGGGTCTTGGAAGGTGCCCCGCCCAAGCCCCTGGCCCCCGAAGCGGCCCTGGTACCGCCCCGCGAGGTCCAGCCGGCTCACCGTGGCCGTCTCCCCGTCCAAGACGAAGACCTGGTCCTCGAGGACGGCGAGCCCCACGGGGAGGAGGAACTCCCCCGGCTTCATCCCGTAGGGCCCGGTGGAGAGGAGGACCTCCCCTTGGGGGGAGAGGCGGTGGACGAGCCTCTCCCCGTGCTGGAAGACGGCGACCCAGATCCCCCCCTCGGGATCGGCGGCCACGGCCAAGGGAGGCGAGGGGAACTGCCCCGCCCCCGACCCCACCCCGGAGAGGAGGCGGGCCGGGGTGCCCTCCAGGTCCAAGAGGCGCACCGCCCCCTTCTTCGCCTCCACGGCCACCAGGAGGTACTGGGCCTCGGGAAGCTCCCGTTCCTCCTCCCAGGGGCCCTCGAGGACCCGCACCACCTCGTCCAGGCCCGGCCGCTTGGCGGGGTCCTTCTCCAGCATCCTGAGGACCAGGTCGGAAAGGGCCTGGGGGATCTCGGGCCTGAGCTGCTTGGGGGGCGTGGGCATCTGGAAGATCTGCTGATGGATCACCGTCTCGTACCCCCCGGTGAAGGGGGGCTGGCCGGTGAGGGCCTCGTAGAGGACGATCCCCAGGGAGTAGATGTCCGAGCGGTGGTCCAGCTTCTGCCCCTTGGCCTGCTCCGGGCTCATGTACACGGGGGTGCCGATCCGGGCCCCGGTGATGGTGAGGCGGGTGAGGACCCGGCCCGCGGCGATGCCGAAGTCCATGAGGCGCACCCCTCTGGGGTCCACCCCGTCCTCCCTCAAGGCCCCCTTGAGGACCATGATGTTCCCCGGCTTGATGTCCCGGTGGACGATCCCCTGGGCGTGGATGTGCTTCAGGGCGTCCGCCACCCGGGCCAGGATGGCCGCCGCCTGCCTAAGGGAGAGGCGCCTTTCCTCAATGAGCTTGTCCAGCCCCTCCCCGTCCAGAAACTCCATGGCGATGTAGTGGACGCCCTCCACCTGGCCGTGGTCGTAGACCTTGACGATGTTGGGGTGGTCCATGCGGGTAAGGACCTCGGCCTCCCGGTGGAAGCGGCGCACAAACCTGGGGTCCCCGAGGAAGCGCTCCTGGGGAACCTTCAGGGCCACCAAGCGGCCCGTCTTCCGGTCCTTGGCCTTGTAGACGGTGGCCATCCCCCCGAGGCCCACCTTCTCCAGGATCTCGTACCGCTGGGAGAGGGCCTCCCGCTCGGCCGTGGTCCCCGCCGCGGCGGGGCGCTTCGGGCCTGGGGGCCGCCGCTCGGGCCGCTTCCGCCGCCTCGGGCCCAAGTAGAGGCGGGGGGCGGCGAGGGCCCCGAGCAAGAGAAGCGCCCCGGCGGGCAAGGCCTCCGAGCGGACCCCCAGGGCGTACCCGCTCCCGGCGAGAAGGCCGAGGAGGAGGGCCGAGGCCCAGGCCGGGAGGCGGACGGCCAGGAGGGCCGTGAGGAGGACGAGGAGGGCGGCGAGGAGCAGGGCCATCACTCCACCCGCAGGGCCACGGCGGTGACGTTGTCGTCCCCGCCCCGCCGCAAGGCCTCGGCCACCATGGCCTCCAGGCTCGCCTGGAGGTCCCGCCCAAGCCGCCACTCCTCCTCGGGCACGTGCCCGTAGAGCCCGTCGGTCACGAGAAGCACCCCCTCTCCCGGGGCGAGGCGCACCTCCACGAGGTCAAAGCGCGCCTCGGGAAGGCCCAGGGCCCGGGTGAGGACGTTGCGGTAGGGGTGGCGCTCCGCCTCGGTCCGGGTGAGGACCCCCTCCTTCAGGCGTTCCGCCACCCAGGAGTGGTCCTCGGTGAGGCGAAAAACCCCGGTGGGGCCGAAGCGGTAGGCCCGGGAGTCGCCGATGTGCCCCACCACCCCCTCCTTGAGCCAGTCGGCGTAGAGGAAGGCGGTGAGGGTGGTGCCCATCCCCCGGCGCCCGGGCCGCTCCGCCTCCCGCTCCACCCGGCGCCGGGCCAGGAGGAAACCCTTTTCCATGACCCGGGCGAGGCCCACGGCGGGGCGGCCGCTCTGGAGGTGCTCCGCGTAGCCCCGGGCCGCCTCGGAGAGGGCCTCAATGGCGAGCTTGCTCGCCCACTCCCCGGCCTCGAGGCCCCCCATCCCGTCGGCCACCGCGAGGAGGAGCAAAAGCCCCGCGGGCGTCTCCAGGGGGAGGACCCGGTGGAAGTCCTCGTTGTTCTGGCGGCGGCCCACGTGGGAAACGGCGGCCACGCTCAGCCGGGGACCGATGCGCATCGGCTCCATTGTATAGGATGGAGGCGTGGACCACCTGGACGACCTGGTGGACCTCTACGAGTACCGGGTGGAGGACCTCCTCCAGGGCCGCACGCCTAAAGGGGGGAAGCAGGCCCTCCTAAGGCTCCGCCAACTCCTCATCCAGTCCCGCCTGCCGGGGCCCTTGGCCAAGCGCTTCCGCCAGGCGGACGCCCGCTTCCGCGCCCAAAGGCGGGCCCTCGCCCCCGAGGCCCAAGCCCCCGTGGAGCTCCCCGCCATCGCCGTGCCCGAGGAGCCCGAGCCCCCGCCTCCGGAGGCGAGCCCCCTGGCCGCCCTAGCCCTCAAGGTGTGGCGGCTCCAGGTGGAGCGGGACGTGAAGGCCCGCCTCGAGGCCCTCCTCGCGGGGAGGCGGGAGGAGCTCCGGCTCATCCACGCCTTCCTGGACAACTTCGCCCTCTACCGGGAGACCCCGGGGTTCAAGAGGGACTTCAACCTCTCCCGCTTCGTCCCCACCCGTCCCATCCCCTCCCTCTCCGACACGCTCGTGGACCTGGACGACCCCAAGGTGGCCCAGGCCCTGGTGGTGGACTTCCTGGAGACGGCGCGGGAGCTTCCCAAGCTCCTCCCCCTTCCCCCGGAGGAGACGCGCACCTACGTCCGGCGCTTCCTGAACCGCCTCCTGGAGTGGGAGGGGGCCTACAACCTGCCGCCCAAGCCCGACCTCCCCGCCCTCCGCCGGGCCCTGGAGGAGGCCCGCCGCCTGGGCGCGGGCGAGAAGGAGGTGGCCCAGCTGGAGGAGCGCCTGCGCAAGGCGGCCCAGGAGGCGAGGCGGCGGGACCTCCTCCTGGAGGAGGAGAAGGGACGGTTCCGCGTGGCCCTGGAGAAGGTGGTCGCCCTCCTCAGCCTCCTCCCCACCCCCCAGGGGGAGACCCCCTGGCCCAGGGTCCCCGAGCCCGGGCAAGAGGAGGAGGGCCTCCTCACCCTGCGCCTCGCCCCGGGCCCCGTGGCCCTCGGCCCCCTCACCCTCACCCTGAGCCACGCGGGGGGCACCTGGTACCTGGGCCTCGAGGGGGAGGACCACCCCCTGGAGGACACCCTCGTCCTCCCCTGGGAGGACCTGGAGGTCTGGGCGGTGCGGGAGAACGACCTCCTCCACCTGAGGCTCGAGGCCCGAAGCGGCCTCCGTCTCTACGAGCTTCTGGCCGAGGGAAGGCTCCTCGCCTACCTCCTTCACCCGGGAAAGGACTACGCCTACCTCCGGCTCCTGAGGGGGCTTTCCACCCGCCTCAAAGGCGAGTTCCAGGCCCAGGCCTTCGGCCCCGCCCTGGCGGAGAAGTACCGCAAAGCGCCGGAAGAGGCCCTCCAGGACTTCGCCCGCAAGGGCCTGGAGCTCACCCTCAAGCGCCTGGGCCAGGCCGACCCCCTTCCCCTCCTCCAAGAGGTGGGCCAGGCCCTGGGCCTGGAGGCGGAGGCCCAGACCCTGGGCCAAGCCCTCCGGGAGTACCTGGGCCGCCGCCCCCCCACCCGGGAGACCCTCGGGGGGGAGGTCCACTTCCTGGCCCTGACCCCCGAGCCCCAGGCCCTGAAGCTGGACCAGCACGTCCTCTCCGTGCGCCTGAAGGAGGACGCCGTCTACCTGGGCCAGGCGGGGGAGGTGCCGAGGCGGCTAAAAGACCTCCTGGTCTACCGCCTGGGGGAAAGGGCCCTGGTCCTGGCCCGGGAAGGGCGCCGCCTGGCCTACACCCTCCTCCCCCTCCCTTGACCTGGAGAACGGCCAAGGTATAATCCGCTCCAAGGAGCGGCGATGCGGGTCTTGCGCCATAAGGCCTTCGCCCGCCTGGTGGCGGCCTACCTGGTCTCCCAAGCGGGGAGCAAGGTCCACCGGGTGGCCCTCCTCGTCCTCGTCTACCTGCTCACGGAAAACGCCCTCTGGGTCTCCCTGGTGCTGGGCACCCAGCTCCTCGGCACCGTGGTCTTCTCCCCCCTGCTTTCCGCCTGGGCCGACACCCAGGACCGGAAGCGGCTTCTGGTCTGGTCGGACCTCCTCAGGGCCCCCCTCGTGGCCCTCATCCCCCTCCTCGGGGCCCAAAGCCTTCCCGCGCTTCTCCTCCTCGTCTTCCTCATGGAGCTCCTCCGAGACCTCCACGACCCCATTCAAAACGCCGTGGTCCCCGACCTCGTGCCCGAGGAGGAGGTGGACGAGGCCAACGGCCTCATCCTCCTCGCCGACCGCATCTCCGAGGTCCTCTTCGTGGGGGCGGCCGGGGTCCTGGTGGCCTGGGTGGGCCCCGCCTACGCCTTCTACCTGGACGCCCTCACCTACCTGGCCTCGGGCCTTCTCCTCGCCGGCCTTCCCCCCTTGAAGCCCCAGGCCCTGCCCAAGGCGGGGTACCTGGAGCGGGTGAAGGAGGGCCTGGGCCACCTCTTCCGCCAGCCCGCCGTCCGCCGCACCGTGGGCACCCTCTTCGCCGCCGCCGCCTTCGGCTCGGTAGAGACCGCCTTGGGCGTGGTCCTCGCCCTCAAGTGGCTCGGGGTGGGCTCGGCGGGGTTCGGCTTCATGGAGGCGGCCATGGCCCTGGGGGCCATCCTGGGGGGCGTGGGCCTCCCCTACCTCCTGAGGCGGATCCCCCGGGAGCGCCTCTTCCTCCTCGCCCTTCTCCTCTTCGGGGTCTTTGAGGCCTCGGTGGGGCTCTTCCCCGTCTACGCCTGGGTCCTCGCCGCCTTCTTCGTGAGCGGCTTCCTCAACATGGCCTTCATCGTGCCCGCCCGCTCCATCCTCCAGCTCAACACCCCGCAGGAGATGCGGGGGCGGATCTTCGCCGCCTTCAGCGCCGTGATGAACGCCGCCGTCCTCCTCGGCACCATGTGGGGCGGGGCCCTGGAGGAACCCTTGGGCGCCCCCAGGGTCTTCCTCCTCGCGGGGGCCATGGTGGCCCTCGCTGCGGGCTACACCCTCCTCACGGGGGGCATCCCTGCCCCTAAGCCCAAGGAGGCCTAGGCCTCCTTCAGCCAGCGGGCGGCCTCGAGGGCGTAGTAGGTGAGGATCCCCTGGGCCCCGGCCCGGCGCAGGGCGAAGAGGCTTTCCAGCACGGCCCGCCTCTCGTCCAGCCACCCCTTGAGGGCCGCGGCCTTGAGCATGGCGTACTCCCCGGAGACCTGGTAGGCGAAGAGGGGCTTGGCGAAGCGTCCCTTCAGGGCGGAAAGCACGTCCAGATAAGGCAGGGCGGGCTTCACCATGAGCATGTCCGCACCTTCTAAATCGTCCAAAGCCGCCTCGCGAAGGGCGTCCCACAGGCCCGCCCGGGGGTCCATCTGGTAGCCCGAGCGGTCGCCGAAGCCCGGGGCGCTTTGGGCCGCCTCCCGGAAGGGCCCGTAGAAGGCGGAGGCGTACTTCACCGCGTAGGAGAGGATGGGCACGTGGGCGAACCCCCCCCGGTCCAACGCCTCCCGGATGGCCTTAACCTGCCCGTCCATCATGGCGCTCGGGGCCACCACGTCCGCCCCCGCCTGGGCCTGGGAGAGGGCGGTCCTGGCGAGGAGGTCTAAGGTGGCGTCGTTGTCCACGTAGAAGCCCAGGGGGCCCTCCTTCACCACGCCGCAGTGGCCGTGGTCCGTGTACTCGCAAAGGCAGGTGTCGGCGAGGACGAGAAGCTCGGGGAACTCCCGCTTGAGAAGCCGTATGGCCCGCTGCACCACCCCGTCCTCGGCGTAGGCCCCCCTCCCCATGGGGTCCTTGGCCTCCTGGGGCAGGACGCCGAAGAGGATGACCCCGCCGAGGCCCGCCTTCAAGGCCTCCTCCGCCACGCGGGGAAGCCCGGAGAGGGGGTGGCGGAAGACCCCGGGCATGGAGGAAACCTCCTCCTTCTCCCCCCCCTCCTTCACGAAGAGGGGGAGGATGAGGTGCTTTGGGGAAAGCTCCACCTCGGCCACCAGGGGGCGGAGAAGAGGCGAACGCAGCCTCCTTGGGCGCTCCATGCCTTCCACTATACTCATAGGGGAGGGACGATGAACTTCCAGAAGCTTCTCAAGGAAGCGCAGAAGGCTCAGAAGAAGGCCGCCGAGGTGCAGGAGCGCCTGGAGCGGATGACCGTGGTGGGCTCGGCCCAGGGCCTCGTGGAGGTGGAGGCGAACGGCCACGGGAAGATCCTCGCCCTGAGGCTCAAGCCCGAGGCCCTCAAGGCCTTCCAGGACGACCCGGAGGGCCTCGAGGACCTCCTTCTGGTGGCCATCCAGGACGCCCAGACCAAGGCCCACGAGCTCTCGGAGAAGGAGATGGCCAAGGAGCTCGGGGGCGTGGGGCAGATGCTGGGGAAGCTCTTTTAGATGCGCTACCCGGAAAGCCTCCTCAAGCTCACCCGGGCCCTCTCCCGCCTCCCCGGCATCGGCCCCAAGACGGCCCAGCGCCTGGCCCTCCACCTCGCCTTCCACAAGGAGGAGGCCGAGGCCCTGGCGGAGGCCCTGGAGGGGATCAAGCGGGTCCGGGCCTGCCGCGAGTGCGGCAACCTGGCCGAGGGGGAGCTCTGCCCCATCTGCCAGGACGAGGACCGGGACCGCTCCCTCCTCGCCGTGGTGGAGAGCGTGGCCGACCTGTACGCCCTGGAGCGGAGCGGGGAGTTCCGGGGCCTCTACCACGTCCTGGGAGGGGCCTTGAACCCCCTGGAGGGCATCGGCCCCAAGGAGCTCAACCTGGAGGGCCTCTTCCGGCGGCTGGAAGGCGTGGAGGAGGTGGTCCTCGCCACCTCCATGACCGTGGAGGGGGAGGCCACCGCCCTCTACCTCGCCGAGGAGCTGAAGAAGCGGGGGGTGCGGGTGACCCGGCCCGCCTACGGCCTCCCCGTGGGGGGGAGCCTGGAGTACGCCGACGAGGTGACCCTGGGCCGGGCCCTGGAGGGGAGGCGGCCCGTCTAGGGATG of the Thermus thermophilus HB8 genome contains:
- a CDS encoding PP2C family protein-serine/threonine phosphatase; this translates as MRIGPRLSVAAVSHVGRRQNNEDFHRVLPLETPAGLLLLLAVADGMGGLEAGEWASKLAIEALSEAARGYAEHLQSGRPAVGLARVMEKGFLLARRRVEREAERPGRRGMGTTLTAFLYADWLKEGVVGHIGDSRAYRFGPTGVFRLTEDHSWVAERLKEGVLTRTEAERHPYRNVLTRALGLPEARFDLVEVRLAPGEGVLLVTDGLYGHVPEEEWRLGRDLQASLEAMVAEALRRGGDDNVTAVALRVE
- a CDS encoding MFS transporter — protein: MRVLRHKAFARLVAAYLVSQAGSKVHRVALLVLVYLLTENALWVSLVLGTQLLGTVVFSPLLSAWADTQDRKRLLVWSDLLRAPLVALIPLLGAQSLPALLLLVFLMELLRDLHDPIQNAVVPDLVPEEEVDEANGLILLADRISEVLFVGAAGVLVAWVGPAYAFYLDALTYLASGLLLAGLPPLKPQALPKAGYLERVKEGLGHLFRQPAVRRTVGTLFAAAAFGSVETALGVVLALKWLGVGSAGFGFMEAAMALGAILGGVGLPYLLRRIPRERLFLLALLLFGVFEASVGLFPVYAWVLAAFFVSGFLNMAFIVPARSILQLNTPQEMRGRIFAAFSAVMNAAVLLGTMWGGALEEPLGAPRVFLLAGAMVALAAGYTLLTGGIPAPKPKEA
- a CDS encoding response regulator transcription factor produces the protein MRVLLVEDDPGVREALELGLSLEGHEVRAVDRPEEALGLLSWAEVVVLDVLLPQGDGFSLLRAIRERSEVPVLMLTALDGVEWRVKGLREGADDYLVKPYSLQELLARLEALVRRARRREEVLAYKDLRLYPRRMEAFRGERRLALSPKAFLLLKAFLEAPEEVLSKEALMRKVWGEEVEPATLEVHLSALRKALGEPSPIQTVRGYGYRLFLPEG
- the recR gene encoding recombination mediator RecR gives rise to the protein MRYPESLLKLTRALSRLPGIGPKTAQRLALHLAFHKEEAEALAEALEGIKRVRACRECGNLAEGELCPICQDEDRDRSLLAVVESVADLYALERSGEFRGLYHVLGGALNPLEGIGPKELNLEGLFRRLEGVEEVVLATSMTVEGEATALYLAEELKKRGVRVTRPAYGLPVGGSLEYADEVTLGRALEGRRPV
- the hemB gene encoding porphobilinogen synthase, with protein sequence MERPRRLRSPLLRPLVAEVELSPKHLILPLFVKEGGEKEEVSSMPGVFRHPLSGLPRVAEEALKAGLGGVILFGVLPQEAKDPMGRGAYAEDGVVQRAIRLLKREFPELLVLADTCLCEYTDHGHCGVVKEGPLGFYVDNDATLDLLARTALSQAQAGADVVAPSAMMDGQVKAIREALDRGGFAHVPILSYAVKYASAFYGPFREAAQSAPGFGDRSGYQMDPRAGLWDALREAALDDLEGADMLMVKPALPYLDVLSALKGRFAKPLFAYQVSGEYAMLKAAALKGWLDERRAVLESLFALRRAGAQGILTYYALEAARWLKEA
- a CDS encoding YbaB/EbfC family nucleoid-associated protein — protein: MNFQKLLKEAQKAQKKAAEVQERLERMTVVGSAQGLVEVEANGHGKILALRLKPEALKAFQDDPEGLEDLLLVAIQDAQTKAHELSEKEMAKELGGVGQMLGKLF
- a CDS encoding protein kinase domain-containing protein — encoded protein: MALLLAALLVLLTALLAVRLPAWASALLLGLLAGSGYALGVRSEALPAGALLLLGALAAPRLYLGPRRRKRPERRPPGPKRPAAAGTTAEREALSQRYEILEKVGLGGMATVYKAKDRKTGRLVALKVPQERFLGDPRFVRRFHREAEVLTRMDHPNIVKVYDHGQVEGVHYIAMEFLDGEGLDKLIEERRLSLRQAAAILARVADALKHIHAQGIVHRDIKPGNIMVLKGALREDGVDPRGVRLMDFGIAAGRVLTRLTITGARIGTPVYMSPEQAKGQKLDHRSDIYSLGIVLYEALTGQPPFTGGYETVIHQQIFQMPTPPKQLRPEIPQALSDLVLRMLEKDPAKRPGLDEVVRVLEGPWEEERELPEAQYLLVAVEAKKGAVRLLDLEGTPARLLSGVGSGAGQFPSPPLAVAADPEGGIWVAVFQHGERLVHRLSPQGEVLLSTGPYGMKPGEFLLPVGLAVLEDQVFVLDGETATVSRLDLAGRYQGRFGGQGLGRGTFQDPKALVAAEGHLFVLDYGNRQVQRLTPEGGYLSRYAFRRSREDGALRLLGGLGVGEGRLYLYDVEAVKVRVLDLSGRLLASYPLPLLEGEDRMSLVELLPVGRVLYAARRGSSRIHRISLDTGEALPPLEVYAPVRGLALWRRTP